From the Candidatus Methylomirabilota bacterium genome, the window TCTCGCTGTGGGCGTGCCTCGGCGCTGCGGTCCTCGTCGTCGGCGCGTACGCGCTCGTCGTGAGCTACTTCGCCACGGCGCGCCGCGGGATCTACTTCGCGCTCCTCACGCTGATCTTCGCCGAGGTCGTCTACACCTTCTTCCGCTACACGCAGACCTTCGGCGGCTCGGACGGCATCCAGGGCCTGCCCGACGCGCGCCTCTGGCCCGGCGCGGCCATCGACACGCCGCTGCGCAAGTACTACCTCGTCCTCACGTACCTCGCGCTCGCCTACGCGGTCTGCCGCCTGGTGGTCACGTCGCACTTCGGCCGCGTCCTCGTCGCGATCCGTGAGAACGAGGACCGCGCGCGCTTCCTCGGCTACAGCGTCCAGCGGTACAAGATGGCGATCTGCATGATCTCCGCGCTGCTCACCGGCCTCGCCGGCGCGATCTACCCGATGCGCTCGGCGTTCGCGACGCCGGACCTCATGCTCTGGACCGAGTCGGGCGAGTTCATCATCTCCGTGATGATCGGCGGCCTCGGCACGCTCGTCGGGCCGGTCATCGGCGGCGCCTTCTTCACGATCCTCCGCGACAAGGTCTCCTCGTACGTGGACTGGTACTTCATCGTCATCGGCGTCGTGCTGATCGTGATCGTGCTCTTCATGCCGCGGGGGCTCCTGGGCTTCCGCCGGCTGCTCGGCTTCAAGCAGTGGCGCGCGACGGCGTAGTCCTCGAGGTCGAGGC encodes:
- a CDS encoding branched-chain amino acid ABC transporter permease, whose translation is MTWRAALVFAVLAALPGVPGISQYSLLLAFDALLFGAIAMSLDLLIGYTGLVSFGHAAFYGLGAYATAIVLERGVLSLWACLGAAVLVVGAYALVVSYFATARRGIYFALLTLIFAEVVYTFFRYTQTFGGSDGIQGLPDARLWPGAAIDTPLRKYYLVLTYLALAYAVCRLVVTSHFGRVLVAIRENEDRARFLGYSVQRYKMAICMISALLTGLAGAIYPMRSAFATPDLMLWTESGEFIISVMIGGLGTLVGPVIGGAFFTILRDKVSSYVDWYFIVIGVVLIVIVLFMPRGLLGFRRLLGFKQWRATA